In one window of Armatimonadota bacterium DNA:
- a CDS encoding tetratricopeptide repeat protein, translating into MRVETNVPSGARGLRAAAFRALAGGHLTEAVRAFEGYLRLNPSDAYVMFRLADCENDQGNLAAAEHWYDKFLELEPESIEAKENLALIWAERRGDHDRAIRALEELQPELQDAGMDDFLHLDLAWVHHLAGRRDKALGHLHEAVGLGILKSLQEIEDMRGDTGFADVYYIAEAHYRFAAVSLDAGEDRDRTLFHLRQAIRLSPESVYARDAQTLLAQLDQETG; encoded by the coding sequence ATGCGTGTGGAGACGAACGTGCCATCTGGCGCGCGGGGACTCAGGGCTGCCGCGTTTAGAGCTCTCGCAGGGGGACACCTGACGGAGGCCGTCCGGGCTTTCGAGGGGTATCTCCGCCTCAATCCCAGTGATGCGTACGTGATGTTCAGATTGGCGGACTGCGAGAACGACCAAGGGAACCTTGCTGCAGCCGAGCATTGGTATGACAAGTTCCTTGAGCTTGAGCCAGAGAGCATCGAGGCGAAAGAGAACCTTGCCCTGATATGGGCTGAGCGACGCGGCGACCATGACCGTGCTATACGAGCCTTGGAGGAGCTGCAGCCGGAGTTGCAGGACGCGGGGATGGACGACTTTCTTCACCTCGACCTGGCATGGGTGCATCATCTCGCCGGACGCCGCGATAAGGCGCTGGGGCATCTCCACGAGGCCGTTGGCCTCGGCATCCTGAAAAGCCTGCAGGAGATCGAAGATATGCGCGGGGACACGGGATTCGCCGACGTGTACTACATCGCCGAAGCGCACTATCGGTTCGCCGCAGTCTCCCTGGACGCCGGCGAAGACCGCGACAGAACCTTGTTCCATCTCCGCCAGGCGATCCGGCTAAGCCCGGAGAGCGTATACGCCCGCGACGCGCAGACACTCCTCGCTCAGCTTGATCAGGAGACGGGATGA